A stretch of DNA from Natrinema halophilum:
CACGAGAAACTACGACGGAACGATGGCTGGTATTGTTTCGTCGTCTACCGAGCACATGGACGATCTGGCTGTACGATTCTTCGGGATAAGATGGTCTGCTCGAGTGATCTTCCGCTACTCCGTTGGCATGGCGGTGGCGATCACCGCGGAACCGAGCAGGCGAAAATTTCGATCAACTCTGTTTTCTAATCGGTGTCGACGACAATCTCGGATTCGACTTCGAACGTCACGGCTCGTGTTGAATGTGTCTCGGCGATACCCTGGCGCTGCTTGAGCGTGTGGTCATTGCGTTCGAGGACGCTGCTGGCAGCCTGAACGAATTTCGAAATATCATCGCAGGCACTGACTATGGCTTTCGTCTTGTTGCAGTCGTAGAAGTCGACCGCTCGTTCGATCGCGTCTCGTCGATACGCGTAATCTCCGTCGGTCCTGATTCGCAAACTCGTGTACACAACCCCGAAATTCTAGTTTTTTCGACTCACTGGACGGCCCATTTCGGCCCGAAATCGGCGAAACGTGTCGGTCGGTTAGAGAGGAACGACGGTTCACATGGTGGATCGGCTCGAGATATGCACACGACAAGTTGCGGCCCGTGTGCATAATCGAGGATCGAATTTTGTGGACGTGCAGCCTCAGGGGGTTGTGGTGTAGCCAAGTGAGATTTCGGTTGATTGTATGAAAACAAGGTCAATATCTACTTTGGCTGTCCATCCAAACTGAGAATAATCTAAGCCAAGGAATGAACGACCCAATTACCACCATCAGGGCACCGAATACAGCCACCCAAAATCCACCAACATGTCCTCCGAACAGGAATTGATTCGCACCAATGGTTTCTAAAATCGCTCCAAAGAACCCCAATGGACCCGCAATCACTGTTGCAGCTAGAATCCCAGCCAAGGTTATTATTCCTGGAAAGGACTCGAATAAGGCAAAAAATATCCAGAGGGTGAACTCAGTGGTTGCTTCAATGGTTTCTCGTGTCTCATAGATCGGTTGAAGCGCTTGTCCGAATATCACGAGCATGGTTGATACCACCGACAAAATTAGCGCATCCCGAACACGTTCTATGAACGAATCGACTGGATGCATTCTCACCTCAATTAAGATCCCTAATTATAAAAGAGGCGGTGTCATTCAAAGATCCTTTAATGTCGGCGGTGCGGAGACAGGGGGTTATTTTGGGCCTTGGCTTCAGCCACATTGATATGTAAGTCAACACACCGTTGGCATATGACCGAAATTGATTGGGCAAAGGTTCCACGCCGAGGTGGAGTCTATTGCATGTATGATCTGGATGAGACTCCAGTGTATGTAGGGTATGCATCTCAATCGGAGAGCAGGCACCTTGTATCCAGGCTACGGGAACATTTCACACAACAGAACTCCAGCGTCGTCGCACACGGTAGAATTGATCTCCTCGATGTATGGTACGTTGATATCTGGACAACTCAGAACTGGAAATTAGCTGAAGATCAGCTCATTGCGGCGTTTGATCCGGTTTTTAATCGAGGTGAACCAATGCCCGAAGTCGAGCCGATAGACGTCGATTCTCCTGATGAGACATTATCAATTTGTAACGAGGAGGAGCGACGAACACGATTAAAGCCCTCAAACAGAATTCGATCGAAGATGGACCACATCCAGCGAATGGTTGACTCTGATCAAATCGCTCTCGATGCACTCACACGAGGAGAGCAGGATAGAATTGAATCTGCCCGTAATGCGGCAGATTATCATCTTTCAATTCTTCGGAAATCAATTGAGGACCACTATTCGACTACCGAGAGTCAATAATTGATATAGTGATTAATGCCAATTCCTTCTGAGATTGGGTTCACACTATTAGAGAAGGCTTCTGTCAGACCCTACGGCTTAGAACTCATCCAAACCTCTATTTTCTTCCTCTCGCTTTTCCTTCTCCATCTGTTGTTTTCGTCTTTCAAAAGGGCTAGGTAGATTCTCCCTGTTGGCAGAAATCAAAAGCGCACCAACCACATGGCCATTGCTACACTCCTCAGTGACCTTCTCATCGAAAGCGGGACCGCTTCGCATCGGCTCACTAGCAATCCCTGATCCGACCCTGTACACAAGCATCCCCCCAGGTATCTCTAATGGAACATACTCATCGCAGACTTCACACGTTGGTTCGATCG
This window harbors:
- a CDS encoding DUF7692 domain-containing protein, with translation MRIRTDGDYAYRRDAIERAVDFYDCNKTKAIVSACDDISKFVQAASSVLERNDHTLKQRQGIAETHSTRAVTFEVESEIVVDTD